The DNA region CCAccaacacacaaatacacaagaACTAAGGCACAGCTAGGGCGGGCAGGCATGCTTTGGCAATGAGGCCCCTCATGAGGCCAGGCATGAACAGCTGAAGTGaagggtgtggggtgtgtggaGCTCAGCACCTTtggaggtggggtggagggagacaGAAAGGTCTCAGGGCTCccgaaggaggaggaagaggtgacTAGGAAACAGGCTACAGGAAAAACCAGAGGTGAGAAGAGGCAGAGGGGGACTGGGGAGAAACAGTTGGGGGCAAAACACAATGTGGGCAAgcaaacaaaacaggaaggaaaggaagggagacagcaagaggaaagggaagaaaagctgGAGAAGCATGAAGAAAATAGAGAGGGAAGAAGGACTCAGAGGAAAAAGAACCAACTGCAGACGCTGATGGGAAGAATGAAGAGGTTGGAAGGAGACCGGGAGCCCTTTGTGAGTCTCAGACCTTGACAAACACCAGGCGGGCAGAGTACACCAGGTCAGCCACATACGCCAACAGGTTGATGGCTGTCAAGATGGCCACAGCCAGTCGGCGGTCCCAGTAACACACAGAGTGGGGGTGACGGACAGCACAGCCCCCATCCCTCGACCGCTGGGAATGGCCACCATACCTCTCGTCGAACTGGTACAGAGGCCAGAGAACCAGGGCAGTGGCATACAGGATGACAGACAGCAGGGCCAGACCTGACAGGAAGCTGGGGAAGGGGATGGGCAGCATATTGGTACAGTCCCCCAGGTTCAGTAAGATGGCTACAGCTGCCAGGATGAAGCAAATGGCATATACTGCCACACACCACTCCAGGGCCGGCTTCTGCTGGTACAGGGAGGGGCTGCTGATGAAGGCGAAGATGATGCAGGCTACAAAGGTCTCTAGCACCTTGAGCAGCCCTGGCACGGTGGCCATGTATCCTGTGATCTCACCAGGCCTTGCCCGGGTCCAGGCTACTTCAGTGGCATAAGCCACACACGCGATGCAGGAGAAAGCGGTGGCTGCGATGGCGTGGTCCCGGGTACGACCGTGAGACAGGAACTGCACGTAGGTGGTGGGGTAGATGATGGAGGACGACAGGCAGAAGAGGGCCGCGTAGCAGGCGAAGGTGATCGGGAAGTTACGCCAAGACAGGGGGAAGCGGGACTGAAGCCCACCTAACTCCACGATGAGGATGATGAGGGTCACGGAGAAGCAGAAGCACCAGGTGAACATGGACCAGTTACCCATGGGGCCCATCCAGGCACCCACACTGGCCACCAGTGAGAAGGCCACACAGGTGGACAACAGCTGCAACAGGCGCAGGAGGCCCAGGGGCTGGGTCAGTGCGCGAGGGGACCCCACAATCGTTGAAGACCCCAGGCCTGAGGACGTTGTGGTAGTTGTGATGGTCGTGCGGGTCACCGTCACCGCCATGGCTGCAAAAGGCAAAAGACAATGTCTCAGTGAAGTCCCACACAAAGAAATCCAGTGGCCCAGCCCTCATTTGTCCTAGGACAAATTATTCTAGGACATGGGGCTTTCAGTGTGCAAAACAGGACAGTCCCAGGCATATAAGAATGAATTGGTCACCCTGGTTCTTGGCTCAGACTACCTCACCCAAGTCAGAACCCAGAATTCTGGGTCTCTGTAtttctcctgccccctccagaCACTTAAAACTCCTTTCCTCCTTACAGATGGGACTCAGCGACCAGCAACCCAGCCACTTAACATTTTgaattcttctagattaaaataGGAAGACAAGAGGCCTATCTTGCAGGCTCCAAAATCCCCTCTGAAGTTCCTCCTTATGGAGACTGAAGGCTGTACACTCTAGCCCCTATAAACAAGCTTCCTTCTTTTATGAACTAATAGCCACTCAGACATTTCCGGGTCCTACTTATCCAAGAGTTCAACCTCCACGTGCTGTGTTCTCACATGTCTGATCAGAGCTCCAACCTCCCACCTTGATGGTCTTACAAGCTTCTGGAAGGGGGTGTAAACTGCTGCTCCCACCTCTCTCTGCAGAGGTCAGGAATCAGATTTAGACCTAGAGTACTAAAAACCAAGGAAGGCTAAGTTTTCTCCTTTGTTCCCTCACACTGAgtgtcccctcccccaggagcCCCCAAGTTCTGGGAAACTCAGCTGCTCCCattcccctcaccccaccccagctcctcGCACTGGAGTCCCTAGCCTCCACCGGTCAATCACTCAGCCCTCAGTCTCAGGTGAGTCACATTCTAGAGACACCTTTCTCCCCACTTCCAAATTATACATCTCCCACGCCTCATCCTAAAGGCCCTCAGGTATCAGGACCAGACGCTCAGACCCTTCCTCAGGATGCAAAAATGTCTAGTCTCAGCTGACATCCCTAAAAATATCTGGACGTGACTCTCAGCCAAAAAACTTTCCTCTCTCCAGTGTCAGGCTCACAGCAGAACAAGAGCCAGGCCTTACCTCTCCAGAGGCCTGTCCCAAACAGACACAGAACACTCTACTTCCCCCACGGATGCCTGAGGCCCGATTCCTTGGGAGCTTCAGGTCTCTCTTCTCTCAGATCGAGGTCTGGACTCCAACCTTCCTCCCTcaggccccaggctcctccctcagacccaggtgGTTAGGACCTCAGGGCACTCACCTGCGGTCTTAGCTGAGCGGGCCAAAGAGAAAGATCCGGCAATGAAGGCGATTCAGTCGTACACCTGGAGAAGACTGGTCGGCGCCCCTGGAGCGGAGAGAGGCCCTCTGGATCAGCTCACGGCGGGCTGACCTGGCTCCTCCCCCCAGCGCCCAAGCGGCCAGCGCGGGCCATGGACTCCTCAGCCTCCGCGCGCCTCCGGGTCGGGGCCGGGACTTGGCTCCCAGCCCGACGCGTCGAGGAGTTGACCCTAGAGAAACACCgccccttcttcctccccagaTACAAACTGCGGGCGGGAGTGAAGAGAAACAGGCGAAGGAGCACGGCCCGCGGCCAGCGAGGGGCGTGTGCGATCTTAACCCTGCCCTGGCCAGGGAAGTACGCGGCGCGGCGCGAGGCGGGAGGCCGGAGGCCCTGGGCGGTGGCTGCGGGGGCGGGCTGCCCAGCCGCGCGCGACGTCTCCGCGCCTTATAAGGGCTTCAAGTCGGTGCAGCCATCTGGAATGTGGCGCGGACCGAGAGGCGGTGCCGGGACCCCAGCCCCGCACTGGCCAGCGCTGTGCCCACCCCTCGCCCGCTGTCAGGGGAGGGGCGCCCCGACCCCCAGGTCCTAGCAGGGATGGCAGGCCGAATTTCTGGGTTCCAAAAGTGTGAGCTCTGTAAGTACGGGCCAGGGACCTAGACCTCCATGAAGGAGTACTAAGCTGGGATCCCAGACGCCCGGCTTCACCTTGCGGAGGCCCCCTGGCTCCAGGCCGGAAATCTGGCACAGGATGCCCGGAAATCAGTAGCCACACATTCATGAACGCAGGTCCCCGGCGAGGGCTCACCTAGCGGGCACCTGGGAGGTGCCACGTGGATGGAGTCAGCCACCTCCAGCTCCCCAGACCCAGCCAGGACCTGTTAGCAGGAAGTCGTGACTAGCCGCACCCCCCTAGCTCCTGAAGGCTGGTACTGCCCAGCCACCCACCGGAGGATGAAGGAGGAGCGACGTAACTCACTCACTCCTCGTGGAAGGTGGGTCTGCAGGGCGGCGGGGAGGGGGATCCTGCGGAGAGGTGGGGGTCCCCCCGCCCTGAAGGCCCCAGCAGCTGCCTGAGGTCAGAGCTCGGGAATGCAAAGCCGCAGACTGCAGCTGGGAGAGGAAACGCCCCTTCGGGCTTCCACGCGGAGGACACCCCAGCCACACCCAGCACCTCGGCGCCCTCCTCTCCATTCCAGGCGCCACACCCATCTCTCCCTAGACACCGGG from Urocitellus parryii isolate mUroPar1 chromosome 15, mUroPar1.hap1, whole genome shotgun sequence includes:
- the Myadm gene encoding myeloid-associated differentiation marker — translated: MAVTVTRTTITTTTTSSGLGSSTIVGSPRALTQPLGLLRLLQLLSTCVAFSLVASVGAWMGPMGNWSMFTWCFCFSVTLIILIVELGGLQSRFPLSWRNFPITFACYAALFCLSSSIIYPTTYVQFLSHGRTRDHAIAATAFSCIACVAYATEVAWTRARPGEITGYMATVPGLLKVLETFVACIIFAFISSPSLYQQKPALEWCVAVYAICFILAAVAILLNLGDCTNMLPIPFPSFLSGLALLSVILYATALVLWPLYQFDERYGGHSQRSRDGGCAVRHPHSVCYWDRRLAVAILTAINLLAYVADLVYSARLVFVKV